AGGATATGTATAGTTATGAACGTATGTGAAACTTCGTTGAATTTTGCTAGCACCTGATTGTATCTAAATACTAACAGTAGTTCTGCCAACAGAAGAACATGATATAAGGACGGGACTTCGTTCACAGTTGAACAGGATGTTCAACAGTGTTAATGACGAGGAAAATTCTGCTTTAATACAGGTATTGACTCAACTTATACCGGAAGAGTTACAAGAGCAGTGGCTGGAGTGGCTTAATGATAGTGGAAAACGTGGAGTTCCCGAGGGGTACGTTGATACTTTACCAAGGGTCccaaaacaaaaaattaaGGCAGATGACGCTTGTGCGATATGCTGCTGTGTCTATTTAGACGATGATTATCCtttaataataaaactGCCTCATTGCGGTCACATGTTTGATCTTCAGTGCATTTCAGTTTGGCTCTCCAAGAGCACAACATGTCCAATGTGTCGAAATGACGTTTTGTCGCACAAGGAAAAGATCGACACTTCGCAAGCAGAGCTGGAAGAAGATTGGGGAATGTTTGGGTAATATCTTAAAAATCTATATATCGTTCTTTATCTATGTTATTTACAAGTGTTTTTTAAATTCTGGGTCTGACAAAAGCTCAACAACTTTAGCGCCCACTACCTCGTCCAAAGTTTGCGCATCTTCAGTTGATGGAAGCTTTATGTCTTTAGGCAACTCTTCTAACTCAATACCTTCACGCTGAAAGATGTTACATTTTAAACCAACACCAGGTATACTGTGCTTGGTAATATAACTTAACCAAATTTCTACAACTTCTGGATTAGTGTCCCAGACACGTATTAATCTCTTGTGCGTATGTCTTTCGAAGTTTTCCTTCGTCTTTGCTTGCGCAAAAGGCGATTTTATGACTGTCCAACGTTCCCTTCTTGTGGGCATTGGCTTTGGACCAGTCATCGGCATGCCCAAGTAATATCCCACTCTAATTATGAAGTCTGCAAAGAAGTCCATACTTTCGGTAGTATAAGAACGCAATTGCAGGTCTGCTACAAGATCACCATACTTGACTGGATGTTTTAAAGGTTTATGATAAACAGCCTCAACTGATCTGGGTAATTGCTTATCTTCAATAGCGTTTAATTTTTGTATTGGAGTTGGAGTTGGTTTCAGATTTGGCACAGACCTAGCTTGCACAGCTGTTGCAGCTAGAGTAGACTGAAACCTCCCTATTAACCTAAAAGGTAATCTCGAGATCATTCCGGAATTTGAGGATATGCTATTAGTTTGGGCAAATACTAACTTCGTAGAAAAGTTGAATAATGTTAAGAGTGGGAAAATTTTTCGTCACTCTTAAGAAAAATACATCTATGATTAAACATACATAGTATTCAAACGAAGTGTAAAAAGCGGTCCTTCAGCGATTGGTGGATTATATATGCCTACTTTTCAATATATTGTAGTTATATAACCGTAAATGGTAACTCTCAAGTCATGTGTAGCTTTAGGTGTACTACTGTAGAAATGTCGTACtacattttaaaaaaagaCCAACTTACGAACATAACTTTAAAAACAAGTCCTTGTACGACTAGTATAATATTTAGCACTTCCAAACATGGGAAAGAGTAGTAAGGATAAGCGTGATTTATATTATCGTAAGGCTAAAGAACAAGGGTACCGTGCTCGTTCTGCGTTCAAATTACTACAGCTCAACGATGAGTTCCATATTTTAGATAATGTTCAGAGAGTTGTTGATTTATGTGCTGCCCCTGGTTCTTGGTCACAGGTGCTTTCAAGAAAACTTTTTCCAGATGGTAAGAATGTTGAAGGAAAGAAGATTGTTGCTGTAGATCTTCAGCCGATGTCCCCTATCGATCATGTAACAACATTACAAGCAGACATCACGCATCCTAGAACTTTGAACAAGATCATGGAACTTTTCGAGGGAGAGAAAGCGGATTTAGTCTGTAGTGATGGTGCACCGGATGTTACTGGATTACATGAATTAGATGAATATGTGCAACAGCAGTTAATATTAAGTGCTTTACAATTAACGACATGTCTTCTTAGAAAAGACGGCTGTTTCATTGCTAAGATTTTCCGTGGAAGAGATATAGATATGTTATATTCACAGCTTGGCTACCTGTTTAAAACAGTGATTTGCGCTAAACCTAGGTCTTCACGTGGGACATCTTTAGAAAGCTTTATTGTGTGCCAAAATTATAGCCCGCCTGAAGGATGGATCCCAAATCTTGATCCTAACGCATCAGTAGAGGAATTTTTCGAAGGTTGTTCAATTGGTAGATTGAGTTTAAAAGATAAACTTACAGATTTTCATGAGGAGCGGCGTGACATTGCTGAATTTATTTCTTGTGGAGGATTGGATTCTTTTGATAGCGATGCAACTTACCCTATTGATGCACATGAAGCAACACCATTAGAGCCAGTGCAAATGCCTACAAATCCTCCATACAAGCGTGCCTTAGAATTAAAACGCTCTTTGCATGGTAAAGTTGAAGTATCAGGAAACACAGCAAATTGAATGGGTACTCATTTGGCACTTAATGCATCATATTTTTTAGATTATTCGTAGCGGAATCAAAATTATTCTCTAAGTCCTATATATTCAGTAAAATgtaaaatatatataaatttACAAAAAGCAGCTACTTTATATTGCAGGTTTTAACACTTTATTTGCTCAATTCCTCCTTCAAGACGTCTGGTTTCAAAGTTGGGAACAACAAAACTTCTCTGATAGTATTTGAGTCAGTTAAGAACATGGCTAATCTATCAATACCGCAACCCCAACCACCGGTAGGAGGTAGACCGTATTCCAAGGCATTACAGAATGTTTCATCAACCAATTGAGCTTCGTCGTCACCTTGATCCTTTTGTCTGGCTTGTTCTTCGAAGCGAGCTCTTTGATCAAACGGATCATTCAATTCAGTGTAAGCGTTACAGATTTCCTTAGTAGCAACAAACACTTCAAAACGTTCACACAAACCTGGTTGATCCCTAGAGTATTTAGCCAATGGGGACATCATTTGCGGGTGACCGAAAATGAAGGTTGGATTGATACAGGTGTCTTCTAGTTCACCGACTAGCTTGTCCAGCATACGAGCGTTCGTCAAAGGTGGTGGACATTCCATTTTATTGTCAGCTAGAACCTTCTTTAAAAATTCACCTGTTTCTGCAGTGTGCAGTTCATCGCCTGGTGGGAAGGTAACGTTAAATCTCTTTTCCAATTCTTCAATCATGTTAATTCTCTTCCATGGTCTGGCAAAGTTGATTTCGTATTCCTTTTCTGCGTTATTTGGATCTGGATGGAACTTGATCTTGTAATCACCGGTGATTTCTTTGACCATCTCGGAAAACAACAATTCAGTCATGTCCATCAAATCGTAGACATCAGCGTAAGCTTGATAAAACTCACAAGTAGTAAACTCTGGGTTATGAGTCATGTCGATACCTTCATTTCTAAACTGTCTACCGATTTCATATACTCTGTCCATACCACCGACAACCAACTGCTTCAAGAACAATTCTGGAGCAATTCTCATGTACATTTGCATATCCAAATCATTGTGATGGGTTACAAATGGCTTAGCAGTAGCACCACCAGCAATAACGTTCATCATAGGAGTCTCAACCTCAATAAAGTCTCTTTGATCCAAGAATTTTCTGATATAAGTAATTATCTTAGATCTTGTGAGAAAACGACCTCTGGCTTCCTTGTTCATAATCAAGTCCAAGTACCTTTTCCTATACCTAGTTTCTTGGTCCTTAAAACCAAAGTGGTCAGCAGGTAACATATGCAAACAAGGTGTCAATAATTGAATACGTGAAACAAACACTGATATTTCACCTTCACCACCTTTCTTTGGCTGGGTTCTACCAACGTAACCTTCGACACCAACAATATCACCTCTCTTCAACAAAGCGTGATCTTGTTGATATGCACTTTCAGAGTGATAGTCTTGCAATTGTGACATGACTTGAACCTCAACACCATCACCGTGGAAAACGTAGAACTTCAACTTAGAGCCAGATTCTCTCTTAGCATGGATTCTACCAGCAATAGAAACCTTCTCTTCAGGCAAAGATTCACCACGCTTCAAATGAGCATACTTCTTCAAGAACTCCGGCAAAGTGATAGAAACGTGAAATTTGTGTGGATATGGGTTTGGAGAATGAGTCTTTCTCAATTCTTGAATTTGACGAGATCTTGCTTCGAAGTATTGAGAAGGATCAAGGTCAGCAAACACATCTGATGTCTTCTTTTGTTCTGGCTTTGGTTTAGCAGCTGCCTTCTTAGAAGCTTTCTTGGCCTCAACTTGTCTTTGTTTGATACGCTTCTTCAATTCAGATTTTGAAACCATCTCACCAGTTACATCATCCAGATGAAGGTTAGCCACATTTTCAGTGGTCTGTTGAACAGATTCTTCCTGAGACATGAtgaatatttaatataACAGTACTGGATACTAAAGTAGAAATTCCAAGAGCTCAGTAATGTCTATCTTCGCTGCTTTCAATAATTTAATATACATTGATGAATGTTACTATGTGCctgaaaattttttcaaagcTACCCTGACTTTAAATCCAGATTTCAAGACTTAGTCGAGAAGGTCGAGAAGGTAGAGAAGAGAATATTAACACACAATAACACTATCTTTTGATTACTTAAATCAGCATACCTAAACCAGATGCTTTCGAATGCATACATATGATTTATACATGGATATTTCTATTAAGCCAATTTGATTTCTATTTCACATTGCGCTGGCTCTTAACATCTCCCGTTAACAATCCAGAACCTCTTAACACCAAAAAGCAACTATCCTGGCTCTCCATCCCCGATTCTTTATCATTTCTGCGTATTCAAATTCTTCTTGTTTCAAGACCTCAGCATCGTAGATCCTCCTACCATAATCCACATCAATAGATTCTATTGGATTTAGTAGCTTCCAGTTCttactatatatacaaTAACCGATGCACGAGAAGATCCAGATGGGTAAAGCCATGCataatttgaagaaggcATTTGCGCTTGGTTTAACAGCAGAGTTCATAGGCGAGATAGCAACCCATAACTGAGCAACAAGAACGAGACCACAGAAGAAAACGGCTACAAAGGATCCAAGGGCACCAGTTTTGGACTTGTAACCAACAGTATCTAGGGATTTTCCATGGTGCTTCATAGCCTTTCTGAACCTGTAGTGTGATAAACAGATCGCACCCCATGTGAACACTTCTGAAAGTCCAGCAATAGCGGCCAACCATTCGAAAATTTCGACCTCATTCTTTGCAACTGCGGTGTATGCGAGAAGGCCTGCGATAGAACAAGCAAGTAGTGCAGTCAAGGGCCTACCGGTTCTGTCAACATAATCTAAAAACTTTGGAGCATAACCTTGCTCTGCCAATGCACATAATAACCTTGGACCGGAAAACATAGCAGAATTTGCAACAGAAATCACAGAAATGAGAATCACAGCGTTGATTATATGTGGAACAACCTTGACACCATGTAGTGACATTGCGATCACGTAAGGAGAAGCAAGACGCTCAAAACCAGCTCCAACTAATTGATCAGAATCATGAGGGACCAAGAACGTTACCAAAGCCATGGATGTAATATAAACAATCAGAATACGGTAAATACCCTTCTTACATGCGCTTGGAATTGCCCTCCTAGGGTTTGGCAACTCATTTACGGATAGCGCATAGAGTTCCATACCTCCATAGGAGAAATAACCAGTAACCAACACAAATGCGATGCCCTTTATCTTTTGAAGTGCAGAACCCTCCACAAACGCACCAGGGTCATTCCAGTATTTGGCGCCAATATACCCACTGTTACCGATACCTCCACAATTGACGATCACACCTAAAATCAGGAACATAGTTATCATTATAACCTTAGCCGCGTTGCAGAAAAATTCAGTTTCTCCGTACATCCACACACCGAAGAAATGGACGAACAGGATCATTAAGTAAAAAATCGTAATGAAAAGCGGCACATAAGATGACAACCAATACTTGATAACAATGGTAGCAGTAATTAATTCCAGCGGTAGCACCGTAACCCACTGTAGACAGTAAACCCACGTAGTAGCGAAACCAATTGGTTTCGATATGAAAATTGAAGAGTAAGAATTATATCCACCTGGCAAAGTAGGATATGTCACAGCCATTTCACCAGCAGCATTCATCATGACATAGGATACCATAGAAACCAAGATATAACCAATTAACAGGGCAGCTGGACCACCGAACCGCAGAGAGTTTGCATTAGCAACCAACAAACCCGTACCTATACCCGTACCTAGTGACATCATCCACACATGTCTCTTACGCATGTCCTGCTTCAGCTTCACTCTTATATCCGTCTTGGTTTCACCATCTTCGCCATCTTCACCTTCTTGTACCTCACCTAGTTCCACTCTCTTAAAGGAATCCACAAACCGGTGTAATAAACTGGTTCTCTCATTTTCACCGCTACTACTTGACACATATTCGGTTTGAGAAGCAAGAGTTTTCTCAAGCTTCAAGCCGTCTTCCACTTTTGCCATTGCAAGAAGACTATGATTAATTTTCGGAGTCTTCAAGAAAGTCACAAATTCAAAACTTTCCTCTTTTTATGCATCCAGATGATCGAAGAGGCATCAATCCAGTGGATCATTAACTTTCTTTATTTCCAAAAAAAATTGGCTTAGTGAGATAAGATGACCGATAAGGTTCAGTCATCTTCCAAAAGCGGTAATGTGTGGGTGGGGGGCGCCCATTATTAAACGATAGCTCACGTGACACTTAAAAATACGTTGACATTACGAATATGTGATATAATGCATATATACATACTAACTAAAACAATACAATAATGATATCATCAAACCGCATGTTGAGGTTAGCATTAGGTTTACTACCAAAGTCCCACTCCATGTTTAACACCAGAAATCGAATAATCTCTTTGTAAACGATGCACTCTTCATACGATTCTTGCGCTCCAACTTTTCTTCCTTAATAATCTCTTCATCGAATATTTGCCTGTGGCATTGCAGATCGATCTTGTCAGCAGGGATGATTATTTTGGTTTCTCTGTTATAGATCTTGTACCCGAAATAGAAGAGACACAAGCATGGGAACGCAAGATAGTTTTGGAAGAACTTCTCAGCATTCAATTTTCCGCCATTACCAATGGGGGAAATTGCAACCCAGAATTGTGCGACTAGAACAACaatattgaagaaaatgGCGTAATATGAGCCAATGGAACCGGTCTTTGCCTTATAACCTAACTCCCCAAGTGATCTGCCTTGCTTCTTCATGGCAGACCTAAATCTAACGTGGGAAAGAGATATAGCAGTCCATGTAAACAATTGGGACAAACCTGCAATCGCACTCAACCAAGTGAAAATAGATTCTTGGTTTTCAGATGCAGCCGCAAAGGAAATGAGACCGAAAATACACACCACAATCATTGTTACCAACGGCCTACCTTCTCTGTCTACGTAGGTAAAACTTTTTGGACATAGACCGTTTTCAGCCAATGATAGTAAAATACGTGGTGCGGAATACATCGCTGAATTCCCGACGGAGATGACTGATGTGAGAATAATGAAATTAATAATATGAGGGATAAATTTCACACCATGGAATTCGGCTGCAAGAACAAATGGAGAAGCGTGACTAGATGGATTACTTGGTGAATCTAGCAATTTGTCAGAATCAAAAGGCACCAAGAAGCAAACCAAGAGAATAGGTAACAAAAAGACGAAGACCACTCTATATACCCATCTCTTAGTAGCACGGGGCA
This window of the Eremothecium sinecaudum strain ATCC 58844 chromosome VII, complete sequence genome carries:
- a CDS encoding uncharacterized protein (Syntenic homolog of Ashbya gossypii AGR034W; Syntenic homolog of Saccharomyces cerevisiae YBR062C) translates to MFNSVNDEENSALIQVLTQLIPEELQEQWLEWLNDSGKRGVPEGYVDTLPRVPKQKIKADDACAICCCVYLDDDYPLIIKLPHCGHMFDLQCISVWLSKSTTCPMCRNDVLSHKEKIDTSQAELEEDWGMFG
- the RSM10 gene encoding mitochondrial 37S ribosomal protein uS10m (Syntenic homolog of Ashbya gossypii AGR035C; Syntenic homolog of Saccharomyces cerevisiae YDR041W (RSM10)) — its product is MISRLPFRLIGRFQSTLAATAVQARSVPNLKPTPTPIQKLNAIEDKQLPRSVEAVYHKPLKHPVKYGDLVADLQLRSYTTESMDFFADFIIRVGYYLGMPMTGPKPMPTRRERWTVIKSPFAQAKTKENFERHTHKRLIRVWDTNPEVVEIWLSYITKHSIPGVGLKCNIFQREGIELEELPKDIKLPSTEDAQTLDEVVGAKVVELLSDPEFKKHL
- the KRS1 gene encoding lysine--tRNA ligase KRS1 (Syntenic homolog of Ashbya gossypii AGR037C; Syntenic homolog of Saccharomyces cerevisiae YDR037W (KRS1)), translating into MSQEESVQQTTENVANLHLDDVTGEMVSKSELKKRIKQRQVEAKKASKKAAAKPKPEQKKTSDVFADLDPSQYFEARSRQIQELRKTHSPNPYPHKFHVSITLPEFLKKYAHLKRGESLPEEKVSIAGRIHAKRESGSKLKFYVFHGDGVEVQVMSQLQDYHSESAYQQDHALLKRGDIVGVEGYVGRTQPKKGGEGEISVFVSRIQLLTPCLHMLPADHFGFKDQETRYRKRYLDLIMNKEARGRFLTRSKIITYIRKFLDQRDFIEVETPMMNVIAGGATAKPFVTHHNDLDMQMYMRIAPELFLKQLVVGGMDRVYEIGRQFRNEGIDMTHNPEFTTCEFYQAYADVYDLMDMTELLFSEMVKEITGDYKIKFHPDPNNAEKEYEINFARPWKRINMIEELEKRFNVTFPPGDELHTAETGEFLKKVLADNKMECPPPLTNARMLDKLVGELEDTCINPTFIFGHPQMMSPLAKYSRDQPGLCERFEVFVATKEICNAYTELNDPFDQRARFEEQARQKDQGDDEAQLVDETFCNALEYGLPPTGGWGCGIDRLAMFLTDSNTIREVLLFPTLKPDVLKEELSK
- the TRM7 gene encoding tRNA methyltransferase TRM7 (Syntenic homolog of Ashbya gossypii AGR036W; Syntenic homolog of Saccharomyces cerevisiae YBR061C (TRM7)), whose translation is MGKSSKDKRDLYYRKAKEQGYRARSAFKLLQLNDEFHILDNVQRVVDLCAAPGSWSQVLSRKLFPDGKNVEGKKIVAVDLQPMSPIDHVTTLQADITHPRTLNKIMELFEGEKADLVCSDGAPDVTGLHELDEYVQQQLILSALQLTTCLLRKDGCFIAKIFRGRDIDMLYSQLGYLFKTVICAKPRSSRGTSLESFIVCQNYSPPEGWIPNLDPNASVEEFFEGCSIGRLSLKDKLTDFHEERRDIAEFISCGGLDSFDSDATYPIDAHEATPLEPVQMPTNPPYKRALELKRSLHGKVEVSGNTAN
- a CDS encoding HGR037Cp (Syntenic homolog of Ashbya gossypii AGR038C; Syntenic homolog of Saccharomyces cerevisiae YDR046C (BAP3) and YBR068C (BAP2); Tandem gene duplication in Ashbya gossypii), with the translated sequence MAKVEDGLKLEKTLASQTEYVSSSSGENERTSLLHRFVDSFKRVELGEVQEGEDGEDGETKTDIRVKLKQDMRKRHVWMMSLGTGIGTGLLVANANSLRFGGPAALLIGYILVSMVSYVMMNAAGEMAVTYPTLPGGYNSYSSIFISKPIGFATTWVYCLQWVTVLPLELITATIVIKYWLSSYVPLFITIFYLMILFVHFFGVWMYGETEFFCNAAKVIMITMFLILGVIVNCGGIGNSGYIGAKYWNDPGAFVEGSALQKIKGIAFVLVTGYFSYGGMELYALSVNELPNPRRAIPSACKKGIYRILIVYITSMALVTFLVPHDSDQLVGAGFERLASPYVIAMSLHGVKVVPHIINAVILISVISVANSAMFSGPRLLCALAEQGYAPKFLDYVDRTGRPLTALLACSIAGLLAYTAVAKNEVEIFEWLAAIAGLSEVFTWGAICLSHYRFRKAMKHHGKSLDTVGYKSKTGALGSFVAVFFCGLVLVAQLWVAISPMNSAVKPSANAFFKLCMALPIWIFSCIGYCIYSKNWKLLNPIESIDVDYGRRIYDAEVLKQEEFEYAEMIKNRGWRARIVAFWC